The sequence CCTTGTACCCCACGATCCTTTCTTCATATTTAGCGCAAACTAAACGAAGTCAGCTAGCTCTTCCTTACTTTATTCGTCTCGTGTGTTGCTCAATGCTTAATCGACATCAGTGATATCAAGCGTTGATAGCAGATACAGGAGTATAACCGCAAAAAGGATGCCCGCTGTGAAAAGCAACCGACCTATTGATCTGCCTTTAAGCCAAGTGATTAGCGTTAATCGCTCACCGATTGCGATCGCCTCTATCTTGCATCGTATCTCTGGCATTATTTTATTTTTATTGATTCCTGTCATGCTGTGGTTACTACAGAACTCATTGGCTTCGGCTGAGAGCTTTGAAACCGTATTTGACAACGTACTTGTGCGCTTTTTAGCATGGATATTTGTTGCCGCGATTGCTTATCACTTTGTGATGGGCATTAAGCACTTATTTGCTGATATGGGCATGAACGAAGAGCTAAAATCTGGCCGCACTGCGTCTATGGTTAGTTTTGTGATTGCAGCGATTCTAATTGTCGCGTCATTTGTATGGGTGATGTTCTAATGATAAAAAATGATTCAGGAATCAAAAGTGCGACTGGTCTGACAGGTTCAGGCTCACGCGATTGGATTATCCAGCGTATTAGCGCTGTCGTTTTAGCCGTTTATAGTGTGGTATTGCTGGGCTTCTTTTTGACGCACGGCGATGTTACCTATCTTGAATGGTCATCATTTATGACCAGTTTACCGATGCGCCTATTTAGCTTGGTGGCGGTACTTGCCCTAGCTGGTCATGCTTGGGTTGGTATGTGGACCGTGTTCACCGACTATATCACGACTGGAAAATTAGGCTCAAGCGCAGCAGGTCTACGCTTAGTGCTACAGTCATTGATGATTATCGCTATTTTAGTGTTTCTATTTTGGGGCATTATGATTTTTTGGGGTACTGGTTTTGGTGTGGTTGCTGTTTAACCAATGAGTCATCACCTCTACTATCTATAAACAATAACGGACGCGACTAGCAAATGTCAAAGTCATCCGTTAGTAGCCAAAAATAGTCATAGCCAATCATAGCGTTGGACATCATTGACTTAGCCAGTCACTTATATAATAGGTGCGCTATGGTTTAGTCAGTGAACGAACCCAATATAACGATAGATATGCAAATTAGGTGGTTAAAGGTTGTGAGCGTCATCCACTTTGATAATTGCAAATAGTGGCAAGACAATAAAGTGTTTTGTCCAGCAATAGGATGATTTTGAGACAGCCTTTTTATTTACTTCTAAGCATTAATAGGCATTAGGAAAACCGTAATGGCAACTAGACAAGATAATACCATTAGTAATATTAAGACGCTAAACTACGATGCAGTCATCGTTGGTGGCGGTGGCTCAGGTATGCGTGCTTCACTACATTTGGCAGAAGCGGGCATGAAAGTTGCCGTTTTGACCAAAGTGTTCCCAACCCGTTCGCACACGGTTGCGGCTCAGGGCGGTATCGGCGCAAGTTTGGGCAACATGAGCAACGATAACTGGCATTTCCACTTTTATGACACCGTTAAAGGGTCAGATTGGTTGGGTGACCAAGACGCGATTGAATACATGTGCCGTGAAGCGCCTAAAGTCGTTTATGAGCTTGAGCACATGGGCATGCCGTTTGACCGTAACGAAGACGGCACGATTTATCAGCGCCCATTCGGTGGTCATACCTCAAACTATGGCGAAAAAGCCGTACAACGTGCGTGTGCTGCAGCTGACCGTACGGGTCACGCACTACTACATACGTTATATCAGAAGAATTTGCAGCAAGGCACTGAGTTCTTTATCGAGTGGATTGCGCTTGATTTGATTAAAGACGAAGCGGGTAATATCAACGGTGTTATCGCGCTTGAGCAGGAGACAGGTACGGTTGCCGTATTCCAGTCACCAATTACTGTCCTAGCGACAGGTGGTGCAGGTCGTATCTTTGCTGCTTCTACTAACGCTTATATCAATACTGGTGACGGTATTGGTATGGCTGTTCGTGCTGGTATTCCATTACAAGACATGGAGTTTTGGCAGTTCCACCCAACGGGCGTTCATGGTGCAGGCGTATTGTTAACTGAAGGTTGCCGCGGTGAAGGCGCTATCTTACGTAATAAAGATGGCGAAGCGTTCATGGAGCGCTATGCGCCAACCGTGAAAGACTTGGCACCACGTGATTTGGTTTCTCGTTCTATGGATCAAGAGATCAAAGAAGGTCGCGGCTGTGGTCCAAACGCTGACCATATCGTAATGGATATGACCCATTTGGGTGTAGAAACCATCATGAAGCGTTTGCCATCGGTATTTGAGATTGGTAAAAACTTCGCTAACGTTGATATCACCAAAGAGCCAATTCCCGTTATTCCAACCATTCACTATATGATGGGCGGTATTCCAACCACTATCCATGGTCAAGTCATTAAGCCTGATCTAGAAGCAGGTACGGATGAAGACGGTCTATATGCAAAAGGCAACGTGGTTAAAGGTCTTTATGCTATCGGCGAATGTGCTTGTGTCAGTGTTCACGGTGCCAACCGCTTAGGTACGAATTCACTACTTGATCTATTGGTATTTGGTCGTGCTGCTGGTAAGCATATCGTTGATGAATTCCATCATGCCGATCATAACTATAAGCCTCTAGATCCACGCGTGCTAGATTATACGGTCGGTCGTTTAGACAAGCTGCAACAGTCGACTGAAGGCTACAATGCCCAAGACGTGGCTGACGAGATTCGTGCAACCATGCAAGCGCATGCGAGTGTGTTCCGTACGCAAGCGATGATGGACGAAGGCGTTGAGAAGATTTTAGCGCTTGGTGATAAGATTGAAAAAATCCATTTGGCCGATAAATCACAAGTATTTAACACAGCGCGCATTGAAGCATTCGAAGTGGCTAACTTGTATGAAGTGGCCAAAGCGACGATGGTATCAGCGGCAATGCGTCACGAAAGCCGCGGTGCTCATAGTGTGTCTGACTATGACCGTCCAGAAGATGATGATTACGCACCAAATGGCCGTAATGACCACGAGTGGATGAAGCATACCTTATGGTATTCTGAAGGCAATCGCATCATTTATAAGCCAGTTCGTAAAGTACCACTAACGGTTGATTATATCGAACCAAAAGTTCGCGTCTATTAATTTTAGACTGCGCAATTTAGCGATACGAACAGCGTAAACGTTTTATTTTTTATTCATTTATTAAAAGGTGACCGCCAGCTACATGCTCATGCCAGCGTGACAATATGATTAGTTGATATTTGATAATTACTGTCAATATGGGCTAATCAATAGCGCTGACATGCTGCAACCTTTGTATGCCCGCCATCACCTACGTGTGGAGTTTAGCATTATGAGCCGAGGTACTCGCACCATCGAAATCTATCGCTACGATCCTGATCTGGACGCAGCGCCGCGCATGCAAACGTATACGATTGAGTTGCTAGACTCAGATCGTATGTTGCTTGACGTGTTATTACGCCTGAAAAAGGAAGACGAAACACTGACCTTCCGTCGCTCTTGCCGTGAAGGTATTTGTGGCTCTGATGGCATGAACATCAATGGCAAAAATGGTCTAGCGTGTCTCATTAACATGAACACTCTGCCAGAAAAAGTCACGGTTCGTCCATTACCAGGTCTACCTGTTGTTCGCGATTTGGTTGTTGATATGAACCAATTCTATGAGCAGTATGAGAAAGTACATCCTTACTTGATCAATGACCAGCCAGCACCGCCGACAGAGCGTTTGCAGTCACCTGAACAACGCGAAAAGCTAAACGGTTTGTACGAATGTATTCTATGCGCATGCTGTTCAACCAGCTGCCCATCGTTCTGGTGGAACCCTGATAAATTCTTAGGTCCATCAGCACTACTGCATGCTTATCGCTTCGTGGCTGATAGCCGTGATGGTGATACGCAAGCACGTTTGGCGCGCTTAGATGATCCATTTAGCCTATTCCGTTGCCGCGGTATCATGAACTGTGTATCAGTTTGTCCAAAAGGTTTAAACCCAACCAAAGCAATTGGTCATTTACGTAATATGCTCATTGACCAAGCAGGTTAATCGTTTATAATTGTCTGGTTTTTTTGCAGATAGCGTACGAAAAACACCACCTAATCATTAGGTGGTGTTTTTTATGAGCAATAATCTGAGATTCTTTGATTGTCTTTCAGTGCCAGATAGGGCTTATAGAGACGATTATTCGACATGGTTAAAGGTAAGGCTGGGCTATCAATACGTTGGTTGTATGTAAGAAGGCATGATATATACGTCAGCAATCTATATAATTGGTGTTAGAAAAAAGTATTCAGCCAGAGATATTCACTACGTTAAATGTTAGAATAGCGCATTATTTTAATAATTAGTTGTTTTGACGAACCACTATCAGTCGTTAATGTTTAACTTACTGATAAATAAGTATTCAAAACAAATAATAGACTGGAATAATGCATCCAAAATGATAGTAGATATTCATTACCTAAATAGTTAGTATTGAACAAACAAACTATGGCGCGAAACGCTGTCATGCTACTCTATACAGCAACGTATGTTTGCCATAAAAGCAATGATAGCTCGGAAATAACCAGACGTTCCAGCGAGGATAGCCAAATGATAGGCCAGCTGAAGGCGTCAATAATTCATCGATCTTTTATCTTTGATGAATTGGTTATGACTAACTTCAGTATATATAAATTAATGTTGTGAGACGAGTCAGATAACAAAACTGGACGTTCACAAATAATTATATTTTTAATATAGGTATTGTAATGGCACTTATTATCACTATTTAGCATCACTGTCCGTCATAAGCAAAAGCACAGATAAGCGTACTTTTCTTTTATAGTAATAAGTGTGGTTCATAAATCAGTACTGAACAGAATACGATTGAGTTTTTATAGCATTAAGTATTTAGATGTCTCACATACAACAGATTACACAATAATAAGCACGATTCCATTCATTTATCTATCAAATAGACGATTATTATGAATAGTATAACTAAAGAAGCCGCAAGCCTAGGACATACAGAACTGGCTGCTGACAACGCCAGCTATATAGAAGCTCTTTATGAGCAGTACCTAAACGATCCTGATAGCGTTGATACCGATTGGCAGACGTATTTTGAACAATACAAATCGCCAAACGATGCACAGCATAACGCTATTAAAGAACAGTTTTTGTTGCTTGCTCGCAACCAAACTGCTAATAAAGCCAGCACTCAAGCGCCTGCTGAAAATGCAGGCTTAGCCGACTGTGCTAACCCTAAACAAATGGGTGTACAACAGCTGATTTCAGCTTACCGTCGCCGTGGTCATCGCCGCGCCAAGCTTGATCCGTTAAATCTACATCCACGTGCAGAAGTGGAAGATTTGACCCTTGCTTATCATAATCTTTCAGAAGCTGATCTTGATACAGTATTTCCTACCAATGATTTGAACATCGGTAAAGACGAAGCGCCTTTACGTGAAATCATCGAAATTATGGAACGTGTTTACTGCCGTTACATTGGTACTGAATACATGCACGTTACCACCAGTACTGAAAAACGCTGGATGGAAAAGTATCTAGAAACCAACTTAGGTTACATCAAGTTTGATAAAGAAAAGCGCTTATCTATTCTTGAGCGGCTCACAGCAGCTGAAGGTCTAGAAAAATACTTAGCACGTAAATATACGGGCGTTAAGCGTTTCGGACTAGAGGGCGGCGAAAGCTTTATCCCTGCTATTAATGAAATCATTCAACGTGCAGGCGGCTATGGCACTAAAGAGATGGTCATTGGTATGGCTCACCGTGGTCGCCTAAACCTATTGGTCAATATCTTAGGTAAAAATCCTGCGGACTTGTTTGACGAGTTTGATGGTAAAGTACAGCCAGAAAAAGGCTCAGGTGACGTTAAATACCATAATGGTTTTTCATCAAACGTGATGACGCCAGGCGGTGAAGCGCATTTGGCTTTGGCATTTAACCCATCACATCTTGAGATTGTCGCACCGGTATTGCAAGGCTCTGTACGTGCCCGTCAGGTGCGCCGCAACGATCAGCCGCTATTGGATAATAAAGGTGGTAATTCAGTATTGCCAATCGTTATTCATGGTGATGCTGCGTTTGCTGGTCAAGGCGTGGTTCAAGAAACGTTCCAAATGTCACAAACCCGTGCTTATACCACTGGTGGTACTGTACATATTGTGATCAATAACCAAGTCGGTTTCACGACCAGCCGCCAAGAAGACGTGCGTTCGACTGAGTACTGTACTGACGTTGCAAAAATGGTACATGCACCTATCCTACATGTGAATGGTGATGATCCTGAGTCGGTCGTGTTTGCCGCGCAGTTAGCATTAGATTACCGTCATGAGTTTGATAAAGACATCATTATCGATCTGTTCTGCTATCGCCGTAATGGTCATAATGAAGCCGATGAGCCGTCAGCGACTCAGCCACTCATGTATGCAGTTATCAAGAAGCTACCAACGACTCGTACGATTTATGCACAAAAACTTATCGAAGACGGTATTTTGAATGCTGAAGAAGAAAAGCAGTATGAAGATGACTATCGTGAGTCTTTAGACCGTGGTGACTATGTTGCAAACTCATTGGTTAATGAGCCTAACGAAGAATTGTTCGTCGATTGGAAACCTTATTTAGGTCACGATTTGGTGGATGATTGGGATACCAGTGTCGACATCGAGATTCTAAAAGGTTATGGACGTCGTATGGCGGAAATGCCAGAAGGCTATAAGTTACAACGCCAAGTCCAAAAAGTGGTTGAGCAGCGCTTAGCCATGCAGACAGGCGAAGAGCCATTAAACTGGGGTGCAGCTGAAACGTTGGCATACGCATCACTAGTCGATAACGATAAAGTATTGGTACGTATTACTGGTGAAGATGTGGGTCGCGGTACTTTCTCACATCGTCATAGCGAAATCTATAATATCAATGATGGCAGTATGTATGTGCCATTGGCTCATATGAGTGACACTCAAGCCCGCTTTGCTACTTATAACTCATTATTGTCAGAAGAAGCGGTATTAGCCTTTGAATATGGTTATGCAACGACAGTACCAAATGCCTTGATCGTCTGGGAAGCGCAGTTTGGTGACTTCGTCAACGGCGCGCAGGTAGTGATTGACCAGTTTATCTCAAGTGGTGAAACCAAGTGGCAGCGCGTTTGTGGTCTAACTATGTTATTACCACATGGTTTTGAAGGTCAAGGTCCTGAGCATTCATCTGCTCGTCTTGAGCGTTTCTTACAGCTATGTGCTGAAGACAATATGCAAGTAATAACGCCGACGACACCTGCACAGATCTACCATGCGCTACGTCGTCAAGCAGTTCGCCCAATTCGTAAGCCATTGATTGTCATGTCGCCGAAGAGTTTACTACGTCATAAGCTAGCCACTTCAAATCTTGAAGAGCTGGCGAATGGTAAGTTTGAAACGGTACTGCCAGAGATGGACAACCAAAATGCAGACAAAGTCACTCGTATGGTGCTTTGTGGTGGTAAAGTTTACTATGACCTATTAGAGCAACGCCGCGCATTAGGTCTAGATCATGTCGCTATTGTCCGTATTGAGCAGCTCTACCCATTACCAGAGCAGCGTTTGATGGCTGAGATTGAAAAATATAGCAACTTGGCTGAGATCGTTTGGACACAAGAAGAGCCGCTGAACCAAGGCGCTTGGTATTATTTAGCACCGCATATGTTCCGTATCGTCGTACCACACCCAACCAAGGCGAAAGTCATGGAGCCAGTGGCGCGTCCTGCAAGTGCAGCACCTGCTACAGGGTCACCGAAACTGCATGCTCAGCAGCAGCAAGCGTTGATCGCTGGTGGTCTTGGTATCAGTGTCGATGAGTTGGCTAAGTAACAGATTATTGAAGATAAATGAATCAGGCGATAACAGTCAGTATGTTGTAATAAAATCTAGATAGTATTATCTAAGATCGCTATGCAAGATGGCACTGACTGCCTATCACGACTTAATAACAAATATGAATATCCCAATCTAAGGAGTATATCGATGGCTGATATCAAAGCCCCCGTTTTTCCAGAATCAGTTGCCGACGGTACTATCGTTGAGTGGCATGTCACTGAAGGTCAGCAAGTCAATCGTGATGACCTATTGGCTGAAATCGAAACTGATAAAGTCGTATTAGAAGTTGTGGCGCCTGATAACGGCGTTGTGACCAAAATCGTTAAGCAGGTTGATGATACCGTGTTGTCTGACGAGATCATTGGTCAATTCGAAGCTGGTGCAAGCGCCAGTGCAGATAATGCTCCTGCGGTAGATCCAGATCAACCAGCAGCGCCAGTACAAGCCAAGCAAGCAGCAGATGGTGGCGAGCCTGTCCAAGCAACAGATAAAAAAGACGAAGCGGATCATAAAGATCAAAGCCCAGCAGTTCGTAAAGCAGCGAAAGAGTCTGGCGTAGATCCTAAAGAAGTGGAAGGTAGTGGTCGCGGCGGTCGTGTGACCAAAACCGATATGGCTAACCCAACATTGAAAGCAGACAGCAGCATCAAATCTGATAGCGGCCGTCCAGTGGCTGAATCAATGGGTGAGCGTACTGAAAAACGTGTTCCAATGACACGTCTACGTAAGACAGTCGCCAATCGTCTGCTAGCAGCTTCACAAGAAACGGCGATGCTAACGACGTTTAACGAAGTGAACATGAAGCCATTAATGGACATGCGCGCTAAATATAAAGACCAGTTCGAAAAACGTCATGGCGTACGTTTAGGCTTTATGTCATTGTTCGTGAAAGCGGCAACCGAAGCACTTAAGCGCTTCCCAGCAGTAAACGCTTCACTAGACGGTGATGACATTGTTTATCATGGTTTCTACGATATCGGTGTTGCTGTATCATCTGACCGTGGTTTGGTTGTTCCAGTACTACGTGATACCGATCGCATGAGCATGGCGGACGTTGAAAGCCGTATCCGTGAGCTTGGTGGCTTGGCTCAAAAAGGTAAACTTGGTCTAGATGACATGACTGGTGGTACTTTCACTATTTCAAACGGTGGTGTATTTGGTTCATTGATGTCAACGCCTATTTTGAACCCACCACAAACGGCTATCCTAGGTATGCATGCGATCAACGACCGCCCAATGGCTGTTGATGGTAAAGTTGAAATTCTACCGATGATGTATCTTGCATTGTCTTATGACCATCGTATGATTGATGGTAAAGAAGCGGTACAGTTCTTAGTAACCATCAAAGAATTGGTTGAAGATCCAGCCATGTTGCTACTAGACCTGTAAGCTTTTAAGCTTGTATTGGCAACCGCTGATACAAGCTTTTTAACTTTAGTCTAAACAGTGGTGCTCGTTGTTTATTAATAAATAAGAATGTTTCACTGATGTGGTGTATTTACCGTAAAGTGAAAAAATTTGAACCAAAACATGGCTTATTTATTAACGAGACAATCCTCAGTTTAAATGATATTCACAATTAGAACGATAATTAGAAATAGGAACGTACTATGAAAGACAATTATGATTTAGTCGTCATCGGCGGCGGTCCTGGTGGTTATGAAGCCGCTATCCGTGCAGGTCAGTTAGGTATGAGCGTTGCTTGTATCGAAAAGCGTGTTTATAAAGGTGAGCCAGCACTTGGCGGCACTTGCTTAAACGTTGGTTGCATCCCATCAAAAGCACTACTTGATAGCTCGCATCGTTACGAAGCGACTAAGCATGACCTTGCTGAACATGGTATCAGCACTGGTGACGTTGCTATTGATATTGAGCAAATGATTGCTCGTAAAGAAGGCATCGTTAAGCAATTGACGGGCGGCGTTGCAGCATTATTAAAAGGCAATGGCGTTGATTGGCTACAAGGCTGGGGTACGCTGGTTGATGGTAAAGGCGCTGATAAAACCGTTAAATTTACTGCCCTTGCTGATGAAGCAGAAACGACTATCACGGCTAAAAACGTGATTCTTGCGGCAGGTTCTGTGCCGATCGATATCCCAGTTGCTAAAACTGATGGCGATCGTATCGTTGATTCTACTGGCGCACTTGATTTCACTTCAGTTCCTAAGCGTCTAGGCGTGATTGGTGCCGGTGTTATCGGTCTTGAGCTTGGTTCAGTATGGCGTCGCCTAGGCGCTGAAGTGGTTGTTTATGAAGCGTTGCCAAGTTTCTTAGCAGCTGCTGATAAAGACATTGCTAAAGAAGCGGGCAAAATGCTTAAAAAGCAAGGTCTTGATATCCGCGTTGATACCAAAGTAACCAATGCTGAAGTCAAAGGCGATCAAGTTGTCGTCACGAGCGAAACCAAAGGCGAGTCATCTGAAGAAAGCTTCGACAAACTGATCGTTTGTGTTGGTCGCCGTGCATACTCTGAGAAACTGCTTGGTGATGACAGTGGCATTCAATTGACTGAACGTGGTCTTATCGACGTGAATGATCAATGTAAAACCAATCTTGATGGTGTTTATGCCATCGGTGATTTGGTTCGTGGTCCAATGCTTGCACATAAAGCGATGGAAGAAGGCATGATGGCCGTTGAGCGCATTCATGGCGAAAAAGCCCAAGTCAATTATGACACGATCATTAACGTCATCTATACCCATCCAGAAATCGCATGGGTTGGTTTGACTGAGCAAGAAGCTGAAGCCGCTGGCTACGAAGTTAAAACAGGTTCATTCAACCTAGCAGCGAACGGCCGTGCATTGGCTCAAAGCGAAGCAGAAGGCTCTATCAAAGTCGTGGCTGATGCCAAAACAGATCGCCTATTAGGTATGCATGCTATCTCTGCTGGTGCTGGTGATATCGTCCATCAGGGTATGATTGCGATGGAATTTGTCTCTAGTATCGAAGATTTGCAGTTGATGACCTTTGCTCATCCAACCATTTCAGAAGCCGTGCATGAAGCTGCTCTGTCTGCTGATGGCCGTGCTATTCACGCCATTCAGCGTAAAAAGCGTAAGAAATAAGTCGTTAGTTTGATCAGTACCAACTTATAACCTGATCGCGGTGGGGTTGTTATGGCTTCCACCACGGTCATGAGTGCGCCATATGCTTGTCTAATATGTATATACGCGCACTTGTTTTCACTTTTTATTAATTGTAAAAAATAAAGGATACAATCAATGAATTTACATGAGTATCAAGCAAAAGAGCTATTAAAAAGCTATGGTTTGCCGATTCAAGAAGGCATTATTGCCTATAACGGCGACGAAGCTGCTGCTGCTTTTGATAAAACGCCAACAGACATTGCGGTTATTAAAGCGCAAGTACATGCTGGTGGTCGCGGTAAAGCGGGTGGCGTAAAGCTGGTTAAAACTCGTGAAGAAGCCAAGCAAGTTGCTGAAGAGCTAATCGGAACCAATTTGGTTACTTTCCAAACTGACGCTGATGGCCAACCAGTTAACTTCGTATTGGTTGCAGAAGATATGTACCCAGTACAAACTGAGCTATATCTTGGTGCAGTTGTTGATCGTTCTACGCGTCGCGTAACGTTCATGGCATCAACCGAAGGCGGCGTTGATATCGAAGAAGTCGCAAATGAGACACCAGAAAAAATCTTTAAAGTAAACGTTGATCCTTTAGTTGGTTTGATGCCTTTCCAAGCACGTGATGTGGCATTCAAACTAGGCTTAGAAGGCAAGCAAATCAATCAATTCGTTAAATTAATGACGGGCGCTTATCAAGCATTCATCGATAACGATTTTGCCTTGTTAGAAATCAACCCATTAGCCGTTCGTGAAAATGGCGAAATCGTTTGTGTTGATGGCAAAATTGGTATCGATTCAAACGCACTGTATCGTCTGCCTAAAATCGCAGCACTACAAGACAAGTCACAAGAAAATGAGCGTGAGCTTAAAGCGGCTGAGTTTGACCTAAACTATGTTGCTCTAGAAGGCAATATCGGTTGTATGGTTAACGGTGCTGGTCTTGCTATGGCAACGATGGACATCATCAAATTGTATGGCGGCAAGCCTGCTAACTTCTTGGACGTTGGTGGCGGCGCAACTAAAGATCGCGTTGTTGAAGCATTCAAGATTATTCTTGAAGACAGCAGCGTTGAAGGTGTTCTAATCAACATCTTCGGTGGTATCGTACGTTGTGACATGATTGCAGAAGCGATTATCGCTGCTATCAAAGAAGTTGACGTAAAAGTACCTGTTGTTGTCCGTCTAGAGGGTAACAACGCTGAAAAAGGCGCGCAAATCCTAGAAGAGTCTGGTCTGAAATTGATTTCTGCCCAAGGCCTATCAGATGCGGCTCAAAAAATTGTCGATGCTGTTAAAGCTTAATATATTTGAGGCATAGCCCTCTAAATATACGTGCTTAAACATAGTAGTCAACGCGTGATAGCAGCTTGTTGGTATAAATTTATCATTAACATTTAATGGATAACACATCATCAAGTGGCTATTGCAAGACAACCGAATACAAGGAATAAATAATGAGTGTATTAATCGATAAAGATACCAAAGTATTGGTACAAGGTTTTACGGGTAAAAATGGTACGTTTCACTCTGAACAAGCGATCGAATATGGTACTAAAGTCGTCGGCGGTGTAACCCCAGGTAAAGGCGGTCAAACGCATTTAGGCCTACCAGTATTCAACACGATGGCAGAAGCTATGGAAGCCACCCAAGCTGACGCTTCTGTTATCTATGTACCAGCACCGTTCGTACTAGATTCTATCGTTGAAGCGGTAGATGCTGGTGTTAAATTGATTATCGTTATTACTGAAGGCGTGCCTACTTTAGACATGCTAAAAGCAAAACGTTATATCGAAGAAGCTGAAGGCGTACGCATGGTTGGTCCTAACTGCCCAGGTGTTATCACGCCAGGTCAGTGCAAAATCGGTATCATGCCAGGTCATATCCATTTACCAGGTAAAGTCGGTATCATCTCACGCTCTGGTACATTGACTTATGAAGCCGTTGCTCAGACCACTAAGCTTGGTTTTGGTCAGTCAACTTGTATCGGTATCGGTGGTGATCCTATCCCTGGTATGAACCAAATTGATGCGTTGAAACTGTTCCAAGAAGATCCACAAACTGAAGCGATTATTCTAATCGGTGAGATCGGTGGTACTGCTGAAGAAGAAGCAGCTGCTTATATCAAAGACCATGTAACCAAGCCAGTCGTTGGTTATATCGCTGGTGTTACCGCTCCAGAAGGCAAGCGTATGGGTCATGCTGGCGCTATTATCTCTGGTGGTCAAGGTACTGCTGAAGAGAAATTCAAAGCGTTTGAAGATGCTGGTATCGCGTATACACGTGACCCATCTAAGCTTGGCGAGAAATTAAAAGAAGTTACTGGTTGGTAAGATAGGCATAAGTCTACAGTTTAACTACCAAAACTGCATTGCAAAGAAACAAAGACACCCCTACAATGGGGTGTCTTTTTTTGTCTCAAAAATAAATTTATGAAAAACAAGATACTAGTTACGGGCGGTGCGGGTTATATTGGCACACACACCTGTATCGCACTGCATGAAGTTGGGTATGATATTGTAGTTTACGACAACTTATCTAATAGTAGTCGTGAAGCAATCAATCGCATCTCGGCTCTCATTGGTCAACCTATTGATTTTATCGAAGGCGATATTCGCGATGCTGAGTCACTTAAACAAGTATTTTCGTT is a genomic window of Psychrobacter cibarius containing:
- the sucD gene encoding succinate--CoA ligase subunit alpha, which gives rise to MSVLIDKDTKVLVQGFTGKNGTFHSEQAIEYGTKVVGGVTPGKGGQTHLGLPVFNTMAEAMEATQADASVIYVPAPFVLDSIVEAVDAGVKLIIVITEGVPTLDMLKAKRYIEEAEGVRMVGPNCPGVITPGQCKIGIMPGHIHLPGKVGIISRSGTLTYEAVAQTTKLGFGQSTCIGIGGDPIPGMNQIDALKLFQEDPQTEAIILIGEIGGTAEEEAAAYIKDHVTKPVVGYIAGVTAPEGKRMGHAGAIISGGQGTAEEKFKAFEDAGIAYTRDPSKLGEKLKEVTGW
- the lpdA gene encoding dihydrolipoyl dehydrogenase; its protein translation is MKDNYDLVVIGGGPGGYEAAIRAGQLGMSVACIEKRVYKGEPALGGTCLNVGCIPSKALLDSSHRYEATKHDLAEHGISTGDVAIDIEQMIARKEGIVKQLTGGVAALLKGNGVDWLQGWGTLVDGKGADKTVKFTALADEAETTITAKNVILAAGSVPIDIPVAKTDGDRIVDSTGALDFTSVPKRLGVIGAGVIGLELGSVWRRLGAEVVVYEALPSFLAAADKDIAKEAGKMLKKQGLDIRVDTKVTNAEVKGDQVVVTSETKGESSEESFDKLIVCVGRRAYSEKLLGDDSGIQLTERGLIDVNDQCKTNLDGVYAIGDLVRGPMLAHKAMEEGMMAVERIHGEKAQVNYDTIINVIYTHPEIAWVGLTEQEAEAAGYEVKTGSFNLAANGRALAQSEAEGSIKVVADAKTDRLLGMHAISAGAGDIVHQGMIAMEFVSSIEDLQLMTFAHPTISEAVHEAALSADGRAIHAIQRKKRKK
- the sucC gene encoding ADP-forming succinate--CoA ligase subunit beta, with amino-acid sequence MNLHEYQAKELLKSYGLPIQEGIIAYNGDEAAAAFDKTPTDIAVIKAQVHAGGRGKAGGVKLVKTREEAKQVAEELIGTNLVTFQTDADGQPVNFVLVAEDMYPVQTELYLGAVVDRSTRRVTFMASTEGGVDIEEVANETPEKIFKVNVDPLVGLMPFQARDVAFKLGLEGKQINQFVKLMTGAYQAFIDNDFALLEINPLAVRENGEIVCVDGKIGIDSNALYRLPKIAALQDKSQENERELKAAEFDLNYVALEGNIGCMVNGAGLAMATMDIIKLYGGKPANFLDVGGGATKDRVVEAFKIILEDSSVEGVLINIFGGIVRCDMIAEAIIAAIKEVDVKVPVVVRLEGNNAEKGAQILEESGLKLISAQGLSDAAQKIVDAVKA
- the odhB gene encoding 2-oxoglutarate dehydrogenase complex dihydrolipoyllysine-residue succinyltransferase, giving the protein MADIKAPVFPESVADGTIVEWHVTEGQQVNRDDLLAEIETDKVVLEVVAPDNGVVTKIVKQVDDTVLSDEIIGQFEAGASASADNAPAVDPDQPAAPVQAKQAADGGEPVQATDKKDEADHKDQSPAVRKAAKESGVDPKEVEGSGRGGRVTKTDMANPTLKADSSIKSDSGRPVAESMGERTEKRVPMTRLRKTVANRLLAASQETAMLTTFNEVNMKPLMDMRAKYKDQFEKRHGVRLGFMSLFVKAATEALKRFPAVNASLDGDDIVYHGFYDIGVAVSSDRGLVVPVLRDTDRMSMADVESRIRELGGLAQKGKLGLDDMTGGTFTISNGGVFGSLMSTPILNPPQTAILGMHAINDRPMAVDGKVEILPMMYLALSYDHRMIDGKEAVQFLVTIKELVEDPAMLLLDL